In the Tetrapisispora phaffii CBS 4417 chromosome 7, complete genome genome, one interval contains:
- the LDO16 gene encoding Ldo16p (similar to Saccharomyces cerevisiae YMR148W; ancestral locus Anc_2.376) — MLGTFSILYFIIYLVLFILVTFMSALFMFPFLGASLFFAVGVIVFAFLSDLTYKIAYLLYIKFDKKLRFFLEKMSISSTNANTESKNKNTNNSKSSKNYEQSKAVNNQAVVESTLDNENINFSKLEINSTKSNFSPTLNNTGTASEIAKSLETHLNGKQ; from the coding sequence ATGCTAGGaacattttcaattctttatttCATAATCTACTTAGTGTTATTCATTTTGGTTACATTTATGTCAGCACTTTTCATGTTCCCATTTTTAGGAGCATCTTTATTCTTTGCCGTTGGTGTAATTGTGTTTGCATTTTTAAGTGATTTAACTTATAAGATTGCTTATTTACTATacattaaatttgataaaaagTTAAGATTTTTTTTGGAGAAAATGTCAATCTCATCGACTAATGCTAATACAGAAAGTAAAAATAAGAATACGAATAATAGTAAGAGTTCAAAGAATTATGAACAGTCCAAAGCAGTAAACAACCAAGCAGTTGTTGAGTCAACACTAGATAACGagaatataaattttaGCAAGTTAGAAATAAACTCAACTAAATCGAATTTTTCTCCAACGTTAAATAATACAGGGACTGCAAGTGAAATAGCAAAATCTTTAGAAACGCATTTAAATGGAAAACAATAA
- the TPHA0G01950 gene encoding dolichyl-phosphate-mannose-protein mannosyltransferase PMT1 (similar to Saccharomyces cerevisiae PMT1 (YDL095W); ancestral locus Anc_2.362), with protein MSQNTKTTAQPISSKSSKKKASLKATANYDVEYYDAVKKKLQNKNAIGYRKINLDDTMVQPFTIEKGPKRNYIVTDPPAEISYLRSNIVSFKEFILIVSLLLFTCYHRLYNLEWPNSVVFDEVHFGKFAAKYIKREFFFDVHPPLAKMSFALVGYLAGFNGIFEFNEIGDEYPFDVPYYTMRLYSALTGVATVMLAYFTLRSSGVRIWIAVLSACCLAVENSFVTISRHILLDSPLIFCIALSAFFYKRHELYEFYSRGSLVNLFLCGVSLGFAASAKWVGLFTIAWIGVLCLFKLWFYIGDLNKSFKYVFKTAIFKFVFLLVVPAFLYILFFAIHMNLLSEYSIGAAFLSPEFKATLNGNDVQGNFTAEVGVGSVVTLRHTGSEGGYLHSHNLFYPAGSQQQQISLYAHNDDNNKWLIELFDEPNAELTSFRNITDKTKIRLKHFSTRRRLHSHDHKAPVSEFSDWQKEVSAYGDDAFEGDPNDDWIVEIVKEHSAPGEAQEHVRAIETKFRLRHAMSGCLLFSHPVKYPEWGAEQQEVTCAHSGKDYLTEWYIEENYNEVLPEDADVVSYIPLSFWEKFKEFHVSMWVVNAGLSAPHPYESWPSQWPFLSRGLGYWGAHHRQIYLLGNAIIWWSVSIFIAVFLLTCIGEIVSWQVDGPVTTDPEVINFHYQVLEYLLGFFAHFIPSFIMKRQMFLHHYLPAYYFGILAFGQALDIVVSFVFRHKRNVGYITVVCFFAVSYQFFKQFSPLIYGTEWTIQECGKSQWLPGWDYPCPMYLESLDAYKNYTMTPKPYIPSIDNIPDGNFNQPFDGEQPNKKAQYSNKPIRDNGPVANWDDIARNKHPKKFVDQFGNTLNEEEVKRLMEQDGASIIGSTQTKLYGGTADQPNHRYAPPPQNNGRQQAAQNYQQPPQAQQQNNVADVGNGPLDEAEFEKILNNGLAKQFVDQNGNQLNEAQIRSLLKNGGASLLGTSQVKKRVGQTPTAGRAPNYKKQQQQQQQQQQQLGQDEQDEQVHPTSYVMNEKERRLAEQRVKELDAVVSQGGGTANFIDPDGNTIDVEEAKKIILEQGGSIGSFGKSVGTSVNTPWNPRNDPAVKERVKEFEEIESEGFDDKTFLDQDGKRLKPAEVKRLLKQNNARITNVQRTTYR; from the coding sequence ATGTCCCAAAATACTAAAACTACTGCTCAACCAATCAGTAGTAAGAGCAGTAAAAAGAAAGCTTCACTGAAGGCCACTGCGAACTATGACGTCGAATATTATGACGCTGTCAAGAAGAAGTTACAGAACAAAAATGCTATTGGTtatagaaaaataaatctaGACGATACTATGGTCCAACCatttacaattgaaaaaggtCCAAAGAGAAACTATATTGTTACGGACCCTCCTGCCGAAATCTCATATTTACGTTCCAATATCGTctcatttaaagaattcatCTTAATTGTCAGTTTGTTACTTTTTACTTGCTATCATAGATTATACAATTTAGAATGGCCAAACTCGGTAGTGTTCGATGAAGTCCATTTCGGTAAATTTGCTGCTAAATATATCAAGAGAGAGTTCTTCTTCGATGTCCATCCACCTTTAGCTAAAATGTCCTTTGCTTTAGTTGGTTATTTAGCTGGTTTTAATggtatttttgaatttaatgaaattggtGATGAATATCCATTTGATGTCCCATACTACACCATGAGATTGTATTCTGCTTTAACAGGTGTAGCTACAGTTATGTTAGCCTATTTCACACTAAGATCATCAGGTGTAAGAATTTGGATTGCCGTCTTATCTGCTTGCTGTTTAGCAGTTGAGAATTCATTTGTAACAATTTCGCGTCACATTTTACTAGATTCTCCATTGATTTTCTGTATTGCGTTATCTGCTTTCTTTTACAAGAGACATGAACTATATGAATTCTACTCAAGAGGATCCTTAGTTAACTTGTTTTTATGTGGTGTTTCTTTAGGGTTTGCTGCTTCTGCTAAATGGGTTGGTTTATTCACAATCGCCTGGATTGGTGTTTTATGTCTATTCAAATTATGGTTCTATATTGGTGATTTAAacaaatcttttaaatatgtcTTCAAGACTGCCATTTTCAAATTCGTTTTTTTATTGGTTGTCCCAGCTTTCTTATACATTTTGTTTTTCGCTATCCACATGAATTTATTAAGCGAATATTCCATAGGTGCAGCATTCCTAAGTCCAGAATTTAAAGCTACTCTAAATGGTAACGATGTGCAAGGCAATTTTACTGCTGAAGTTGGTGTCGGTTCTGTCGTTACTTTACGCCACACCGGTTCTGAAGGTGGTTACTTGCATTCGCATAATTTATTCTACCCAGCTGGTTCTCAACAACAACAGATATCGCTATACGCTcataatgatgataacaACAAGTGGTTGATTGAACTTTTCGACGAACCAAATGCTGAACTTACTTCTTTCAGAAATATTACTGACAAGACAAAGATCAGATTAAAGCATTTTTCTACTAGACGTAGACTACATTCTCACGATCATAAGGCTCCAGTTTCAGAGTTCAGTGACTGGCAAAAAGAAGTATCTGCTTATGGTGATGATGCTTTTGAAGGTGATCCAAACGATGACTGGATTGTTGAAATTGTTAAGGAACACTCTGCTCCAGGAGAAGCCCAAGAACATGTCAGAGCAATTGAAACTAAATTTAGATTAAGACATGCAATGTCCGGCTGTCTATTATTTTCTCATCCAGTGAAATATCCAGAATGGGGTGCTGAACAACAGGAAGTAACATGTGCTCACTCAGGTAAAGATTATTTAACAGAATGGTATATCGAAGAAAATTATAACGAAGTTCTACCTGAAGATGCTGATGTGGTTTCATATATTCCACTATCATTCTGGGAGAAGTTTAAAGAGTTCCACGTTTCAATGTGGGTTGTCAATGCCGGTTTATCTGCTCCACATCCGTACGAATCATGGCCTTCTCAATGGCCATTCCTATCTCGTGGTTTAGGCTATTGGGGTGCTCATCACAGACAAATTTACTTATTGGGTAATGCTATTATATGGTGGTCTGTCAGCATTTTTATTGCAGTTTTCTTACTAACCTGCATTGGTGAAATTGTTTCATGGCAAGTTGATGGTCCTGTCACAACTGACCCAGAAGTTATTAACTTCCATTATCAAGttttagaatatttacTTGGGTTTTTTGCTCATTTCATTCCATCATTTATCATGAAACGTCAAATGTTTTTGCATCATTATCTACCAGCATACTACTTTGGTATTTTGGCATTTGGTCAGGCTTTGGATATCGTGGTTAGTTTTGTTTTCAGGCATAAGAGAAATGTTGGTTATATTACTGTCGTTTGTTTCTTTGCAGTCTcatatcaattttttaaacaattttctCCATTAATTTATGGTACTGAATGGACTATCCAAGAATGTGGTAAATCTCAATGGTTACCTGGCTGGGATTACCCTTGTCCAATGTACCTTGAATCTTTAGATGCGTACAAAAACTATACTATGACACCAAAGCCTTATATTCcatcaattgataatattccTGATGGCAATTTCAATCAACCATTTGATGGGGAACAGCCAAACAAGAAAGCACAGTATTCAAATAAGCCAATCCGTGATAACGGCCCTGTTGCTAACTGGGATGATATTGCTAGAAATAAGCACCCAAAGAAGTTTGTTGATCAATTTGGTAACACCctaaatgaagaagaagtaaAGCGCTTAATGGAACAAGACGGTGCTAGTATTATCGGTTCAACTCAAACGAAACTTTACGGGGGCACTGCAGATCAACCAAACCATCGTTATGCTCCACCACCTCAAAACAACGGCAGACAACAAGCCGCTCAAAATTATCAACAACCACCTCAGGCACAACAGCAAAACAATGTTGCTGATGTCGGTAATGGTCCTTTGGATGAAGCTGAATTTGAGAAAATTTTGAACAATGGTTTAGCAAAACAGTTTGTTGATCAAAATGGTAACCAATTAAATGAAGCACAAATAAGAagtttattgaaaaatggtgGAGCTAGTCTTCTAGGTACTTCTCAAGTTAAAAAGAGAGTAGGACAAACACCTACTGCTGGTCGTGCACCAAACTATAAGAAACAAcagcagcaacagcaacaacagcaacaacaacttGGGCAAGATGAGCAAGATGAGCAAGTACACCCAACTTCTTACGTTATgaatgaaaaagaaagaagattAGCTGAACAAAGAGTTAAAGAATTAGATGCAGTCGTATCACAAGGTGGAGGTACTgctaattttattgatcCAGATGGAAACACAATTGATGTTGAAGAAGCtaagaaaattattttagaaCAAGGTGGCAGTATTGGTAGTTTTGGAAAATCCGTAGGTACTAGTGTCAATACACCATGGAATCCAAGAAATGATCCAGCCGTCAAAGAAAGAGtcaaagaatttgaagaaatagaaaGCGAAGGTTTTGATGATAAAACATTCTTAGACCAAGATGGTAAAAGATTAAAACCTGCTGAAGTTAAAAGATTattgaaacaaaataatgCACGTATTACTAATGTCCAAAGAACGACTTATCGTTAG
- the NUR1 gene encoding Nur1p (similar to Saccharomyces cerevisiae YDL089W; ancestral locus Anc_2.368) gives MSKNGTKKLFSMRTLFEWQIYHRICDLHFSIMETINSIDWDKKCQTIAQPLGYSLTLMVFLLRLLQDNILKPNYINIYRSKDIFDLKKSYTFRKYPYLMTLIQDTQTELIKSNKWYNNILGYIDKLSTLLLILLLMLNAIITWLTLFRSNCSYQFYSTDITSKTDNIIIRPLTDLSDINYDPQTNISVFKLLRLYLLNLFKDIEDLPSTVTNSDNKFYYQLNKWKPSKFLLTLFCTFSPISTISFYFTEVTLVTLFPVLFQQIIINYVIFYRYETKLVNEKTIHQSMIQEMENKIIKPKMSKEVQDAKTDVRGNTKKCFAQFFPATTVVRNQIFTSHDIDGNISIQKFDEDTNSFKKINNNILSSRNIVIP, from the coding sequence ATGAGTAAAAATGGAACAAAGAAACTATTTAGTATGAGAACCCTTTTTGAATGGCAAATTTATCACAGGATATGTGATTTACATTTTAGTATTATGGAGACTATAAATTCTATTGATTGGGATAAGAAATGTCAAACAATAGCTCAGCCCTTGGGTTATTCACTGACCTTGATGGTTTTTCTTCTTCGATTATTACAAGATAATATACTTAAACCCAACTACATTAACATATATAGAtcaaaagatatttttgatttaaagaaatcGTATACTTTTAGAAAATACCCTTACCTCATGACACTAATTCAAGATACCCAAACAGAATTGATTAAAAGCAACAAATggtataataatatattggGTTATATCGATAAGCTCTCTAcgttattattaatactATTACTAATGTTAAATGCTATCATTACATGGTTAACTTTATTTAGGAGCAATTGCagttatcaattttattcGACAGATATCACTTCAAAAACGGATAACATAATAATTAGGCCATTGACAGATTTAAGTGACATAAATTATGATCCTCAAACGAACATTTCTGtgtttaaattattacgtttatatttattgaacctttttaaagatattgaagaCCTGCCATCTACAGTGACGAACTCcgataataaattttacTATCAGTTAAATAAGTGGAAGCCATCTAAGtttttattaactttattttGTACATTTTCTCCCATCTCGACGATTTCCTTCTACTTCACTGAGGTAACGTTGGTTACCTTATTTCCAGTTTTGTTCCAGCAAATAATCATTAACTATGTTATTTTCTACCGATATGAAACTAAATtagttaatgaaaaaacCATCCATCAAAGTATGATACAAGAAatggaaaataaaatcataaaACCTAAGATGTCTAAAGAAGTACAGGACGCTAAGACTGACGTAAGAGGAAATACTAAAAAATGTTTTGCACAGTTTTTTCCTGCGACCACTGTTGTTAGGAACCAAATATTTACTTCACACGATATAGATGGCAATATAAGCATCcaaaaatttgatgaagatacaaattctttcaaaaagattaataacaatatattatcatcacGAAATATTGTGATACCTTGA
- the UBX3 gene encoding clathrin-mediated endocytosis regulator UBX3 (similar to Saccharomyces cerevisiae UBX3 (YDL091C); ancestral locus Anc_2.365): protein MNLINNFLTSTSNSDSPMPGLFVENSNTTNDAVRDSNDIDDQSNAIVNDSSRNHNIGYRIIKYLLKLPVIIMYFTINILLVLIQLMKPFRILYTYYHKQHQKQFNYQDNLDMLFNTLVKDSDPMKSAAEDEDHIYTFESLYSGNGILSSHVFKGTYPELLNICTEQCKFAILYIHDPLLDDKAQYINDILCTEQFVNMMRKYQCLIWFSDSTHSEGLQVLNSFKVERFPYLGCLSLNESFNSISIYRLEGRLYTWDPNVLNNCLAKEYQKLIKLRQTKQNIELQRIIKLQQDSRYNLSLQRDQERERLRRQERDLQIVEQVRQNKKLQWLKWKRSTLLSEPSDSINSCRVAIRFEDGSRIVRRFDKTLPIDEIYAFVDASINEEILNSYTSDEILEPPNDYEHQYPFILATSVPRRQLNPSTLIENENSIYPSGNIIVEQIN, encoded by the coding sequence ATGAATCTTATTAACAATTTTCTAACATCTACTTCTAATTCTGATTCACCGATGCCTGGTTTATTTGtagaaaattcaaataccACTAACGATGCAGTTAGAGATAGTAATGATATCGATGATCAATCTAATGCCATTGTAAATGATTCAAGCAGAAATCATAATATTGGATATAGaatcatcaaatatttattgaagcTCCCCGTGATTATTATGTATTTCACTATTAACATTTTACTGGTGTTGattcaattaatgaaaccctttagaatattatatacTTATTATCATAAACAACACCAAAAGCAATTCAATTATCAAGATAACTTGGACATGTTATTTAATACATTAGTCAAAGATTCTGATCCTATGAAATCTGCAgctgaagatgaagatcACATTTACAcatttgaatcattatATTCTGGGAACGGCATACTGTCATCTCATGTGTTTAAGGGAACCTATCctgaattattgaatatatgcACAGAACAATGTAAGTTTGCGATACTTTACATACATGATCCCTTATTAGACGATAAAGCGCAGTACATCAATGATATATTATGTACCGAACAATTTGTAAACATGATGAGAAAATATCAATGTCTTATTTGGTTTTCTGACAGTACCCACTCTGAGGGATTACAGGTACTTAATAGCTTTAAAGTGGAAAGATTTCCTTATCTAGGTTGTTTGTCTCTTAATGAAtcattcaattcaatttcaatctaccgACTAGAAGGTCGATTGTATACCTGGGACCCAAACGTGTTAAATAACTGCTTAGCAAAGGAATACCAAAAGTTAATTAAACTGAGACAAACAAAACAGAATATAGAGCTTCAAAGgataattaaattacaGCAGGACTCTAGATACAATTTATCTTTACAGAGGGACCAGGAAAGAGAGAGGCTGAGAAGACAGGAGAGAGATCTTCAAATTGTTGAACAAGTGAGACAAAATAAGAAATTGCAATGGTTGAAGTGGAAAAGATCTACACTTCTATCGGAACCTTCTGATAGCATCAATTCTTGTAGAGTGGCGATTCGTTTTGAAGATGGAAGCAGAATAGTGAGAAGATTTGATAAAACACTACCTATAGACGAAATATATGCCTTTGTAGATGCATCTATCAATGAAGAAATACTTAATAGTTATACATCTGATGAGATTCTGGAGCCGCCTAATGATTATGAACATCAATATCCTTTTATATTAGCCACCTCAGTTCCTAGAAGACAACTAAATCCATCCACCTTAATAGAAAACGAAAATAGTATTTATCCTTCAGGAAATATAATAGTTGAACAAATAAACTAA
- the TPHA0G02010 gene encoding uncharacterized protein (similar to Saccharomyces cerevisiae YMR147W; ancestral locus Anc_2.377), translated as MISHTNTKTSERHSKSFNSIKKPAKLNDKNSDIVGLNNLFTGSITSNKFTSVKEFDSIKRDQANGVQVKESQEKGTNNSNNKHKDILITSSSKSLSPVLTSRSNVTVEKSTLAKDPEGNSKFSRDAQAKGNHLYQNNSISLLSNPMATQPLEPIHEETTDSYQQLKTILDSSPNKLTENDVQDMLLSYTFASGSPDEKLLSFQKSQQAKYEEQQNKKNADPKNKMKSKFANIIFAIIAFIKNIQDILYQYLCIIIFNISVKFPLVVGILRYVLIH; from the coding sequence ATGATTTCTCATACTAATACAAAAACGTCAGAAAGACATAGTAAGTCTTTTAATAGTATTAAGAAACCTGCTAAGCTCAACGATAAGAATTCAGATATTGTTggtttaaataatttattcacTGGTTCTATAACTAGTAATAAGTTTACAAGTGTCAAGGAATTCGATAGTATAAAGCGTGATCAAGCAAATGGCGTACAAGTAAAGGAATCTCAAGAAAAAGGTACCAACAATAGCAACAACAAACACaaagatatattaattacaaGTTCTAGCAAATCTTTGAGTCCAGTTCTGACTTCCAGAAGTAACGTTACTGTTGAGAAATCTACTTTGGCTAAAGATCCTGAAGGAAATTCAAAGTTTTCAAGGGACGCACAAGCCAAAGGAAACCatttatatcaaaataacAGTATCAGTCTCCTCTCCAATCCAATGGCAACACAACCATTAGAACCCATTCATGAAGAAACCACTGACTCATACcaacaattaaaaactATACTCGATTCTTCtccaaataaattaacagAGAACGATGTACAAGATATGCTATTAAGCTATACATTTGCAAGTGGTTCACCAGATGAAAAGTTACTTTCATTTCAAAAATCACAACAAGCAAAATATGAAGAACAGCAGAACAAAAAGAATGCAGACCCAAAGAACAAAATGAAGTCCAAGTTTgcaaatattatatttgcAATCATCGcattcattaaaaatatccaaGATATCTTGTACCAATACTTAtgtataataatttttaatatatctgTGAAGTTCCCATTAGTTGTCGGGATTTTAAGGTATGTACTCattcattga
- the YIM1 gene encoding Yim1p (similar to Saccharomyces cerevisiae YIM1 (YMR152W); ancestral locus Anc_2.373), whose amino-acid sequence MVDNKAISYINRDTPLKITNTEIDLDNCYKHNEIIVEVHAVALNPIDNILKRLSIPLISRSYSKIYGCDYSGVIVRAGKDVKSFNVGDAVFGKYLDFTCRRQGAAEQYIVINPTKNDEISVIEKGDGKEVSQETFNKYAAAVTVFATAYCLLTENNQKINENSKILVVGASTSVGYALIKIAKNIYNVKTVVGTCNSNSIEHNKEAGYDILIPYNDPSKSVPEYTLDIIKDQLDGEKFDLIADCAGTNVFFPIMDSVLKPSSTNSQFLTIVGDYKFNYRTMGWSDFVTWSVIKRKLGIFRNYNYGFIVANSPEGLRLASKMIPSGDYIPVIDSVYKFDQFKDAEERLISNKAKGKIIIEIDQ is encoded by the coding sequence ATGGTAGATAATAAAGCTATTTCATATATCAATCGTGATACTCCCTTAAAAATCACTAATACAGAAATTGATTTGGACAATTGTTACAAACATAACGAAATCATCGTTGAGGTTCATGCTGTCGCATTAAATCCAATCGATAATATCTTGAAGAGACTATCAATTCCATTAATATCAAGATCctattcaaaaatttatgGTTGTGATTATTCAGGTGTAATTGTCAGAGCAGGTAAAGATGTGAAGAGTTTCAATGTCGGTGATGCAGTTTTtggtaaatatttagattTTACTTGTCGTCGTCAAGGTGCTGCTGAACAATATATCGTTATAAATCCAactaaaaatgatgaaatatcCGTGATTGAAAAAGGGGACGGTAAGGAAGTGTCACAGGAAACGTTCAATAAATATGCCGCTGCAGTTACTGTCTTCGCAACTGCTTATTGTTTATTAACTGAAAACaatcaaaaaatcaatgaaaACTCTAAAATTTTGGTTGTAGGTGCTTCAACTTCTGTTGGCTATgctttaattaaaattgcTAAAAACATTTATAACGTCAAGACTGTTGTTGGTACTTGTAATTCTAACTCTATTGAACACAATAAAGAAGCTGGTtatgatattttgattCCATACAACGATCCCAGTAAATCAGTTCCCGAGTATACTTTAGATATAATTAAAGATCAACTCGATGGTGAAAAATTTGATCTAATAGCTGATTGTGCCGGTACAAATGTCTTCTTTCCAATCATGGATTCTGTTTTGAAACCTAGTTCAACTAATAGTCAATTTCTGACGATTGTCGGTGACTACAAATTTAATTACAGAACTATGGGGTGGTCAGACTTCGTTACATGGTCTGtcatcaaaagaaaattagGTATTTTCagaaattacaattacGGTTTCATAGTGGCTAATAGTCCGGAAGGTTTAAGATTAGCATCAAAAATGATTCCTTCCGGTGACTATATCCCAGTCATCGACTCTGTTTACAAGTTTGATCAATTTAAGGATGCTGAAGAAAGATTAATTTCCAATAAGGCAAAAggtaaaataattattgaaatcgatcaataa
- the RIM13 gene encoding Rim13p (similar to Saccharomyces cerevisiae RIM13 (YMR154C); ancestral locus Anc_2.367) — protein sequence MNKWDLLNEIRVELYLENNRKQGFCEKFNELKLLAIKSDDATFISSVLDINEHLLDISKSEKLLWKSSKIKGQLYPPINIDQSGTLTWGNDLICKLTSQNMINEFKHLKPVTDSDSSNIIEQSPDIEDCSLVCSLINITRKNGNILRVKLISKNVFQTNFVFNGSNSRLVTVDLNNIPTNINGIQLTLHSDNLVLKVIEQAYLLTFMGSYASLGSNTAVDTYRITGFFPEIANTQKYDINTLIKYFESKVCLLAIGTGNLQKNSTSGLIPSHDYPVIGVDKQKRILIIRDPLTSELIFEVNETDLVNLFSQLYINWDVDLLFKNKESITFSYSDKICNTYKTIVDKPIFELQNNANTTENIWLLLEKHIDLHNTADRDIAYIQELPDNITNYIVENPDGIPDLGLQLVKVKLLPKETKMYYCHSKLSSIFTLHSLCISKNIIIRQLSECPFSKKITFRMSDSIKYFKNDYKTTCLKMKLSYEADINMILNLQILSECSNNSLRFEVFRSDDFELKFPVYTNPEFKFQNNSYEGLILSTNRTYLIYLYSHDMSLKSNYECIVLFENKIERETELQIDIRPHFPEFNGMPFQYTLNESWYSNSDRKKISIATTLNTKGFIRIVPEFEHQFIKFRCNIFDATTREFLHSEETFRQCSKAGLVISDITIPGDANAIILIEKLNTQQEAKVCNERQEFTLLIGSDRKIIFHEIVK from the coding sequence ATGAATAAATGGGATTTGTTAAATGAGATTAGGGTTGAATTGTATCTGGAAAATAACAGAAAGCAAGGCTTCtgtgaaaaatttaatgaattgaaattactAGCAATTAAAAGTGATGATGCGACATTTATTTCGTCTGTTTTAGATATTAATGAACACTTATTAGATATCTCGAAGTCTGAAAAGCTTCTTTGGAAATCTTCCAAAATTAAAGGTCAGTTGTATCCTCCCATTAATATCGATCAATCCGGAACTTTAACTTGGGgaaatgatttaatttgTAAATTAACAAGCCAAAATATgatcaatgaatttaaGCATTTGAAACCAGTGACTGATAGTGACTCAagtaatataatagaaCAATCACCCGACATTGAAGATTGTTCGTTAGTGTGTTCTctgataaatataacaagAAAAAATGGTAATATACTAAGAGTTAAATTAATCTCTAAAAATGTTTTCCAGACAAATTTTGTCTTCAACGGCTCAAATTCAAGATTAGTAACCgttgatttgaataatataccaacaaatattaatggAATACAGCTTACTCTTCATTCTGATAATTTAGTCTTAAAAGTTATTGAACAGGCATACTTATTAACTTTTATGGGTTCTTATGCATCACTTGGATCAAACACCGCTGTTGACACATACCGAATAACAGGATTTTTTCCAGAGATTGCAAATACACAAAAGTATGACATAAACACTttgattaaatattttgaatctAAAGTATGTCTACTTGCTATTGGAACAGgtaatttacaaaaaaattccACTTCTGGTTTAATTCCAAGTCATGATTATCCAGTAATTGGCGTtgataaacaaaaaagGATACTGATTATTAGAGATCCGCTAACTTCAGAATTAATCTTTGAAGTAAATGAGACTGATTTGGTCAATTTATTTAGTCAACTATACATTAATTGGGATGTcgatttattattcaaaaataaagaaagcATAACATTCTCGTATTCTGATAAAATCTGTAACACTTACAAAACTATCGTGGATAAACctatttttgaattacaAAACAACGCAAATACTACTGAGAATATCTGGCTTCTCCTCGAAAAACATATCGACCTTCATAATACTGCTGATAGAGATATTGCATATATTCAAGAGCTTCCAGATAACATAACTAATTACATTGTGGAAAATCCGGATGGTATTCCTGATTTGGGTTTACAACTAGTAAAGGTAAAATTGTTACCAAAAGAAACTAAAATGTATTATTGTCATTCAAAACTTTCTAGCATATTCACCCTACATTCATTGTGTATTtcaaagaatataataataagacAACTATCTGAATGCCCATTCAGCAAGAAAATAACTTTCCGAATGAGTGACtccattaaatatttcaagaaTGATTACAAAACAACGTGCCttaaaatgaaattgagCTATGAAGCTGATATCaatatgattttaaatttgcAAATACTCTCCGAGTGTAGCAATAATTCTCTTAGGTTTGAAGTCTTCCGTTCAGATGACTTCGAACTAAAATTTCCAGTATATACTAATCCGGAGttcaaatttcaaaataacaGCTACGAAGGATTGATTTTAAGTACAAACAGGActtatttgatatatttatattctcATGATATGTCTTTGAAATCTAATTATGAATGCATTGTCCTTTTTGAGAACAAAATCGAAAGAGAAACTGAACttcaaattgatattagACCCCATTTTCCTGAATTCAATGGGATGCCATTCCAATATACTTTAAATGAAAGTTGGTATTCAAATTCAgatagaaaaaaaatttcaattgcTACGACTCTAAATACAAAAGGGTTTATAAGAATAGTACCTGAATTTGAACATCagtttataaaatttagatgtaatatttttgatgcAACAACTCGTGAATTTTTACACAGCGAGGAAACTTTTCGTCAATGTAGTAAAGCAGGATTGGTTATATCTGACATTACCATTCCAGGAGATGCTAATgcaataatattgatagaAAAACTGAACACTCAACAGGAAGCAAAGGTATGTAATGAACGACAAGAGTTTACCTTATTGATAGGTTCAGACAGAAAAATCATATTTCACGAAATCGTAAAATGA